The genomic segment TAAAGACTAATTGTTTATTGACCAGTTTGGGGGAACTGTTTCGGCAGCGTCCACCGTGGTTCACAGGACTGCTCTTTGGTCCAAGTCTGCACACCCAGGATGTGTGGATGTATCTCGTGCTTTTTAAGCCGATCCGCAATAGAGGAGACCGAGTCAGAGGGCAGCATCCTCTTCACCAGCTGTGCAAGGACGACAGGATGCTGGGAGGATGGTATGCTGGGTTGCAGTTGTCCCTCCTGAGATGAGGCCACTCTAGCGACGGGTGCAGGAACAGGTCCTGAGGCAGGTGAGCTTTCACTCAGGTGGTCCCGCCTCTTAAACTGACACGTGGACAACTGGTTGATGTGTTCAGGGAGGACAGCTCTGGATCTAAAGGTCCCATGGGTGTTAGAAGTGCCTGTCCCTGTGGTCTTAAGGATGGAGAGGGTGGTGCTGATGTTTCGGGGGTCAATATGTGTGGTGTCACAAGGTGGTGATTTCCTCTCAGCCAAAGCCTTTAATAACTCTGAAATCTGGGACCAGAGGGGGGGTTTCACAGAAAACTGCCACTGAGATGAAATATCTTCAGTGACTTTGCAACTGTAATTCATATATACATGATCACGTGACCTGGTCACATGATCtgaaaaacagagctaaatggAAAGTGATGGACTACCATGCATCAGTCTCttaactccaaatgaatgatgttGTAAATAGGTAACTGTTTGCTGACGtgtattttcattatagatacGAGTTGTAAATAGTTTTTTCGAGATAACTATTGACCATAAAACTCTCTAAATACAAAgtgaaaaactaaaactgtaaTATCTCTGCTTCCCTGCTTTATCCTTTGGAAATATCATCCACAGACCCACAGCATTCAAAAATATTTCAGTTAAAATGTGATTAGTAAAATGTTATATATCATTTTTCACTACCTGAAGCCTGTAAGACTCTCTGCAGTCAGAATCTCCATCCTTGTTTTGATTCTCCATGACCCCACAAGGACCTGAAAAAAGCAAGCACAGTGCCCACTTGTTACTTGAGGTAATGTTAAAGCCCTAAAATACATGATTTAAATAAATCTTCTGATATGGCTGTACCTTCTGCCTGACAGAAGTGATGACAGTTCCTCAGTTTGCTGCAGAAACTTTAGAATCCACCTGGTTCTGACAATTGAGTGATCGCCATGACAACAGAGATGAGGATTCTAACCACAACtgagccatctccatgacaactggtcTAACTCTTGTCATTTCAGTTATGATGCAACAATCACCCTACACACAAGACCAACAGTCAAACTgctgaaacataaaacagcCGCCACACAATGTCATATTACtgctatttattatttcatatgtACACAGACATATTGCACAGGTTACAAATCTTAAGAGCACACAGTCTATACACAGTCCTGGCTTTGATCAAGCAAAAATAATCCAACATAAAACTCATGTACTTTTATGTGAGGGATACATGTTTTGtgcgttgttttttttgtgcgcTTGTGTGGTTCAAGGGTGATTTACATTctttatatttacacaaagagataaatatatattttacaaactAATAAAGCAGTTTCAAGACACCCAAACTCTCCCACTTTTGCATACTCCTGGTACATGTACACTGGATGATGATACGCTGTCTTACAGCTGATGTTGGCCTTAACGTCTATGGATTTCAGTGGATAGACTCAAACTTGAATACTTGATGGTATCATGCTTCTTCCTCTTAGCTTAACCAACTTAAACCTGACCAACTCTCAGCTTCAGTAAGCATGTTCTTGGACTGTGTTGTACCATTTCCTCCTGCATACAAGTCGTGGTGGTATTTGACTGAATTTCTGAAATTAATGTGCGTATATGTGTAAAATGGCAGCCATTAAAAAACACCTTGCTTTTGAGGTCCTTCTAAAGgtttttttgtatgtaaaaaaagCAGTTGTCAACATCAGAGGTATCTGCACCTAAAACCAATACGTTGAGAAGGTTTTGACTACACTGATTAAAACCTTCCAATAAGCATGAACATGTATACTTGAgcttcacgtgtgtgtgtatacgagTGGTCTGCAGGAAGAGAAGTGGTGGGAACGCAGGCACGTCTGCATCTCAGAGATTTCCTCATGTCCGACTTCCTTGTCAACATTCAGCCTCTCAGTCTTTATGGATGGGACAGGGTTTGGAGCAGGAAAGGTGCGGTGGGACGGAGGATCCATGATGCTCAGATGTTGAAGCTTTCTCCACAGCCACATGTGCCCTTGATGTTAGGATTGTTGAAGACAAATTCACTGGACAGCTTTGACTCCACAAAGTCCATCTCAGTTCCCAAGAGGGTCAGCTGAGCCTTCTTCTCTATGAACACCCTCACACCTGCAAGAGAGTCACAGTAGAGCTGTCACTACTCCCAAGTTCTAACCTTGGCATCAATACTCAGTCAGATTTATACGTTGCAGTGAAACAGCCCTTAATATCCTTAAACcctacaaaaacatatttttttcataaaagCCACTGCGTGTATCAAAAATGTTACTGTGACAGACAGCAATGCATGCTGTGAAtcattctaaaaaaaaaagaagaaaagattatatatatatatttgatctTTGTTCCACGTCTCTTCATAACCCATAGCTTACCATCCTGCAGGACTTCCTCATCAGATTTGTCTTTCTCCTTGGTGTAGTCCAGTGTGTAAGTCAATCCATTACAGCCACGTGTTCTCACTCCGACCTTCAAACCGATCTAGAAAGAGCCAGACAGGCATTACCACTCTGTGATTTACCATTTACCAATCACTACATTATAGTTTCAAAAATTTTGCCATAAGATatagatagatcgatagataTGCATACACATAGGACCACAGTAAGAGAGACTCCAGATGTTTACTGAAGATTTTCGTTACAGCACTTTTAAATTTAACTTTGAGAAACCTCTTACCTAAAAACAGATGTGACTTTAGCAAAGGGAGAAAAAGGTGATTGTGTTGCCTTTTCCCCTTACATTTGAGTAAAGATAAAATGTCCTAAAATATTGATGAAGTTAACTTTTTAACAACCCAAGGCAGAGGAGGATAGCTTATTTTGACGGGAACAACCCAATTTATTGAAAACGCAAGActcaaaacaacacagcacCCTGCTGCcattacaaaagaaaagcacCGTCTGCTTGAGGATATGATGTTTCAGTGGATGTTGGTCGTATCAATTACTCACATATTCTGGCTTGTTCTTCAACAATAACCTGACCTCGTTCACAGCCGATGGAGTctaaagaaaagacaacagaagaTAAAAGGTTACTTCTCATAACTACAATATACATTGGATTCAGATGGAAGCAGTGTATTTTCATGAACGAACATACGAACATACCGAGCAGAACAATGACAATACAGAAGCAGACCATGGTGCTGGTTTAATGTCTATGGCTGTTACTGATTATTCCccactgtaaaaacacttcaACTTGTCTGGAATTAGCAAGTACCTACAGTATAATAAAATAACCTGCTCGCCAGTCGCTCCTGCTGTAACTGAGTGGATGCAGGTGCAAAAAAGAGGGATCCCTGTGTTTGGGCTCTCACGTGGAGGCATTTGGGAGACTGAGGTGAACTACATTAGCCACAAGGTGCTAATCCCTTAAAGCCGGTGTGTTCATCTCTATGTGTACAACTGTGCTGCTGATGccaaatgtacagtacatcccAACTGTGTCACTGCCTGAAGTTGTTTCATAACTATACTGTCAACCACATGTAATGTTAAAATCCAAAACTTAACTTGTAGGTCCTTGTAGAGTGTATAGTTAATAGCAATAAAAGTAATACAAGTATTTTGCactgaattttatttatattttctttttttctttctattttattaCTATTGCACAAggacaaacatacacatgcacataaaggACCAGAATAACAATACCACCAGatgaaagcaacaacaacaaaaatatatttatatataaacataagGGGTGGGATGGCTAAGCACACATGCTATTTTTGCTAATTCCgcaacttattattattaaaggtgTGAAGTTATAGCATCATCATTTGGTAACATGTCCTGAGTCCCTGACAGGTAAAGAAAATAACTACAGCAGAACCCTTTAATGACACATCATCTGCAGAGGCCTGAGAGTTGAGGGACGCGTCCCGTATTAAAGCGCACTACCTTTATCAGCTCAGACcaccacacgcacacattaTCTTGCGACAGCACAGTTAGCTAAACTCATCGGGCTGATATTCAACATCAGAATATTTTTCTCCCGCCCATAACAACAAACCCTGACTGTGTACCGACAGCTTGCTACACTGAGCGTccatttcatttacattaatATCACATTGAGTACTTTTCCACTAACTGCTTATTATTTTCTGGTGTGCTTGCCTCTATTAGACAGCTTACAGTGAAGAGTGACAGTGAATTTGGGGAGAGACTGAAGAGGGTGACGTCACAGATAGAAATGGGtgacaaataaaaaggaaaaagcagtAATATGTATTTTAGTAAGGTGTCGGGCCACCACAAACCTCTATAATGACCCACTGGTGATAACTTGGGTTGCGGCCTAACCCTATCAAACCAAGCTCAGTTTATCAGTCACAACGACTGAAACTCCACTTGTGAAACCAGATGTATAATAATGTCTAATGTCTGGAAATGgggattttaaaaaggtgtggTTTTTAAGGAACAAACTAAAAGATGTTTATGTTATTGGTTGTATTATGGGAAATGAGGGATCGAATATTTGTTTAGCTTGCTAGGGACTAAAAATCAGGATATgtcggcctctgctgcatcgatttcaACCACTTTTTAAAACCTGTAACTTGTGAGCCACTTAACTTTATGAATGTGCAAAACTAACTCATTAGAGTATGCCTTTACAATCATCAATCCTACACATTCCCGTTCTTACCTCGTAAATGAAGACCTCGTACACGTAACATTAGGTATTGTTTTCAAAATTGTACTAACTTAACGTTGTACGACTTGATACTAttatctgtgttgtgtttaattGCTATTGTGCAGTTAACGGTCGTTATTAAGGAACAGAACAGTCGATGGCACATGACCAAGCAACAGCTTAGTTTAGCAACCTCCCTTGCCAGGGAGTAACGTTAGCATCTAGATTAGTTAAACCCAGGACAATTACGATTTTACGTCCGAACGACATACCTGTACAACCGCCCTAATGTGTACATCTGCTAATATAAGCTCATCAACACGGTGGAAATTGTTATATTAAGCTCCGTAAGGAGTAGAACCCGAGTTGCGTGTATCAAGTCACAGatgttagctagcttagctaactTTGGATCACGTAACGTTAAAGCTACATAACGGCCGATGGTGTTAACgccacacattcacatgtacaTTAACATGTACTGAACGgacacaaagtgttttacatgaGTTTACAACCACAGTTTATAACTTACCAGTGTCAGTGCAGCTCTAGTAGGCAATATCTTTCTTTTGCTGACCGCTCGGACGGTCGCTCGCACCATGGAGGCAGACATGTTACTACAGTTAATATCACAACATTGAACTGCGCAAGCGTGTAATAAAATTGGTAACCGCCCCAAATAGGTAGCCCGTTCAATGATTGGCTAATATCATGACGGACGGTCGCGACAGCCAATAGGGATAAATGTCTAGAAAGACGCGCATCAGCTTCTGTTGTGTAACCTACTTGTAATATTACATAAGTACTGTAAGATCTTCAATAGGTAAGTTATGTTTCTGTGGGAATGTTCTTGAGTGGGGAGTTTgggttgttttcatttcattcttcttgtctcatttattactttggaaaaaaatgcatttggaaAAAATGACCTCAAAGCACCACTTTCAACCACATCAATCAGCTTCGTTGGTCAAAccactgtttccaaggtcaataatgaactttcacactctactgttctgtcttttgtgtGGCATACAGGTCTTCTTGCAAAGATTTTTATAATAACACAGCATCCAGTGCCCAGGGTTGACAAACCCTGAATTTTAATAACATACCAACCGATGAATACATAATAAATTGTGCAATTACTCACAGGGAGTCCAGTCTCTtgtaaaatacaacattaattGTACAATTGTTGTGTTTACCAGCTACTTTATTAGCTAAAATGTTTTAAgcaaagagaaaggaaggaaaacatgtTCAAAATAGTTAATCACCAGCTTTGTCAGTTTTATTACAGGACTCACATCACTAATGCCACTTAAGTTTCCAACAATTTCTGGTCACACCTATGGGTATTGCAGTACGTATTGTACCATGGAGAAACTCCAACAGACCTAGATAGACTGCTGACTTTAGAGTTTTATAAATGCAAAGTTTGATATCTATACATTGTTTCCGAAAAGAAGAAATTCAAAGAAATATTCCACACTGGTATTTGATTTCTGTTTAATGAATTCTTGGAGACACAAAATGGATTGCAAGCCAACCTTTCCTGGCAGGATCTGGGTTTCTTAATAACAAACTAAACATCCCATTTGAGTCCAACAAAGTAAATGCAATGCTTCTGGCATTAAAACAAAGCTACTGTAAATGAGAAACGTGATTACAATACcatcaacaacacatttgtttttataaaattcAGCCATATTAGGACAACAATAAAGCCAGACAGTCCATATTTGAAGTTGAATGATAAGCAGGTCTTTGAGACATTAACTAGCAGCAACATAATTCAAGGGCGTGGACCCTCACAGTGCAGCTACCAATCTGTGGCACCATTACGACAAAATGAAGCCTTtgtgacaaataaatacatttatcgCTCCACTGAACTAACTGAGATTACCTCTAGTTTAGGAGTATGTCAACAGTGTTTGCAGCAGTATACGCCATCAGCTGGACcagttgattgtttttttccaaacctTACCACTGAGTGCAACCATTTTGCTCGACTTTCTCAACAATGTTTTTGCAATATAGTTACGACACTTCGTACCATGTGTGGAGACAGATACGGGCCAGGGTAAGTAAGGAGTAAGTTCAGTTTTACCGCCCTACCGTTCACACTTAAAAGGCAGTTGAGGGGGGCAGTATGTATCTATGGAATAGGGGTGGATCAGCAGtctcaaaaaataaaactatgatCCTGAAAAAATGTCTGCAGGGTGGTTTCTCTAACACAGAGACATACTGTGGGTAGAGCTGCTTTCAAAACTGAAGGAGAGACGGACTGATGGACGTCAGTGCAGAGGAGAAATTaaacaagatttaaaagaaattcaataaaaaagatCCTGGCCATGATGAAAGGTACACTGCCATTCAAAAGTTTTTGAACAACCtacattgtatttttttgtggtAAAACCTCAAACAATTGAAATTCATCCTAAAAACCTtgtaaatattataaaataaggAATAAGAAAACTGATAAGCAACTTTTTGGTTTAATATGAATGGCCTTGATCTTTACAACTTTAACGGACCTGAAGTCACTTTAAGCAGCAGACAACATAATATGCCATCGCCATGTCAATTTGTCTTACAGCTGTGTCAGTATTTACGAACTCTAGGTCTCACCTAACAGAGGACAGTTGAGTCTATGCAGTGTCAAAGAGTGTTAGCATCAAGGATgagtaaaatatatatagtatctTGTCTGCAAAAGATACCATATTATGGTGACTACCATCTAATCTATTTATTGTTAGTCTTgtaacagacacattttctaCTTTAAGAGATTTCACACCGAATCAGCACTGGCATTGCTTGAAATGTAATGAGTTTAAAACAACTTGACTGGCAGTGTAGGTAAACAAAGACATGAGGTGCATGCATAATGGCTTGTCTTGTTAAAATGAAAGCTTTAAAAAGCTCCTCTGAGGAGAAGAGctttaggggggaaaaaaaaaacaacacacataaaaaggcCCTATTTGGCTTCAAGTCAAGGCGTCCTGGCTTTGGCTTTAACGGGCTCCCATTGGCCCAACAGTCCCATTCAGATTTAAGGATCTCTGGACTTTGGGTTACTGTCTGCCTGGACAAGAGTAGAACTCCATGGTTTGTgtagctgcagctgctgctcattcCACTGGGCTCTTCCTGTGGCCAGAGCGACCCAAATTTCGGCAGGCTAAACTACCTGAAACAAACCAGAATGCAATTGTCAAAATGTATTCCGAAACATGTTTAACCTGCACCGACAACGTTTGTAATGTAAACTATAACTAACTAAAATCTTATCAGGCTAAATGACACAACAGTACCGATTGCCTCATCCTGATAAACTGGCCACTGTATTTGCTTCATTTGCTGCTTTATTTGCATAAAATCATTTCAGGTTACAAGTATGATGACTCACAGAATATGTTCTTGGACTGTATAGAAAATAACTGACAAAAACAGGAGCAAAATGCTAAACTTTAGCCAAAACGTCAGCAAGCGTGCTCTCCAGAGTCCAGAGAAATTAACCTGAACCTGCTGCAAACATTTCTTGCTCTCATTCTCTCTGGTCACCAGGCCTAAAACAAGACcgttataaaaaaaataacactgtcAACACTGTTTTTACAGAGACTAATTCTTCTGTAGGCATATACAGAGCACCATGTCATTCAAACATGGGCTAACAATGTATGCTAAAGTAAAACATTGATTTTCTTATGATAGCTGAGGTGGAGTATTTCAAAATACTAATGATATTCCAggcagtaaaataaatatatttttaaaatcaatgaaatgttaaattaattaTACAATGACATTGACAATTAGGCGCTAAATATTTCATTGCAACAGTACCTAAGGATTTTCAATTGAAGCAAAAAGTACAGTAAATTCACATACCTGCTTGTGGACTTAATATAACATTTTGtt from the Enoplosus armatus isolate fEnoArm2 chromosome 4, fEnoArm2.hap1, whole genome shotgun sequence genome contains:
- the isca1 gene encoding iron-sulfur cluster assembly 1 homolog, mitochondrial, coding for MSASMVRATVRAVSKRKILPTRAALTLTPSAVNEVRLLLKNKPEYIGLKVGVRTRGCNGLTYTLDYTKEKDKSDEEVLQDGVRVFIEKKAQLTLLGTEMDFVESKLSSEFVFNNPNIKGTCGCGESFNI